In Luteimonas viscosa, the genomic window AACGCGCCGGCGGCGACCAGCGGCCAGTTGCGGTCGAGGCTGGCGGGGTCGGGCAAGGAACGAACGGGCATGGTGGGGCTCCGGCGGTGTCGTGGTCACGACGGGCGGCGGGGTCGGGTTTCGACAGCGACAGATCGGCGCGCGCAGGACCGGATCCAGCCACACGCGTCGGTAGAGCGCACGGCGCACCTGCACATCGCGCCCGGAGGATGCGTGCTGACCCTTGCCGCAACGGAGCGCAGCCGTTTTCCCTTGCGTTCACGACGCTCCGCGTAGCGTTCGTCCGCATCCTTCCCGAGGAACAAGCCATGCGCGACCCATCCGCACACCCCGTCCGCCCCTTCGCGATCCTGGCCACGGCCCTGGGCCTGCTGCTTTCCGGGAGCGTCGCCCTCGCCGATCCGCCGCCGCATGCGCGTGGCAAGGGACCGCCGGCGCACGCCGGCGGTCCGCACCATGCCAAGGCGCCGCCGCCGGGCTGGGTGAAGCAGGCCTGGCGCAAGGGCGACCGCCTGCCGGTTGCAGAACTCGACGGCTACTGGATCGACGACTACGCCCACGACCACCTCAGGCCCCCGCCGCGCGGCCACCGCTGGGTGCGCCAGGACGATGGCCGCTACCTGCTGGTCGCCATCGCCACGGGCCTGATCGTCGACATCCTCATGCGGTGAGCCGTCGCGCAGGGTCGCTGCGCGGGTAGCGGGTACGCGTCGACGGGGCGGGGCAGTGGCGTTCGGCCGCGATTCGCGGGAAAGTTCCCCGCCCATCCGATCCGCGTGCGGCCCGTGTTCCCCATCCACGACATCGACTACGACGCCTCGGTCGCGCGCCTGCTGCGCGACGCCGCCCTGCCCACCACCGACCTGCCCCATTCGCGTGTGCGCTTCCTCGGCGCGGTCGACGGATCGCGCCTGCTGGGTTGCGTCGCCCTCGAGGATTGCGGCGACGACGCGCTGCTGCGTTCGCTCGCGGTCGCGCCATCCGCGCGCGGTGCGGGCCTCGGCGCCGCGCTGCTGGCCGCGGCCGAAGACTTCGCGAGCGCGCAGGGCCGCGCGGACCTCTACCTGCTCACGACCGATGCCGCGGCGTTCTTCACCGCGCGGGGCTACGCGAGCGCCGTGCGCGCCGAAGCGCCGCCAGGGATCGCGGCCACCGCCCAGTTCTCCGGACTGTGCCCGGCCTCGTCGCATTTCATGCGCAAGCGCCTGCCGGCGGGCGACGCCAGTCCCGGCCGCTGAGCGCGATCGTGGAAGGGCGTGTGGCTGCTGCGGTCATCGCGCCCGAGCGCGCAGCCAGGCCAGGGCGCCGGCCTGCATGCCCTTGAACTTCGGCTCGTCGGCGAGCGGCGCCACCAGCAGGCGTTGCGGTTGCAGGCGCCGCTTCAGCGCGTGGTAGAGCTGCGAACGCGTCCGCGAGGATTCGGTCAGGTACAGGCCGGGCGCGAGCGGCACCAGGTCCGGCGACGGATCCGGGTGGGACGTGTGGCGCGTTTCGACGTAGACGAGGTAGAGCGTGCAGGGGTCCGCCATCGCCCGCACTATCGCGCGGCCGGTGGCACGAATCCGTGAATCCGCGCCGGCGCTGGCCACACGATCCGAAAAAAACGGCCGCATCCGTTGCGGCCGTTCTCCGGTGCAGACGCTCTGCCTACTTGCGCAGGAATGCCAGCAGGTCCTGGTTGAGGCGATCCTTGTGCGTGTCGGTGATGCCGTGCGGGCCGCCCGCGTACACGATCAGCTCGGCGCCACTCACCAGTG contains:
- a CDS encoding RcnB family protein; its protein translation is MRDPSAHPVRPFAILATALGLLLSGSVALADPPPHARGKGPPAHAGGPHHAKAPPPGWVKQAWRKGDRLPVAELDGYWIDDYAHDHLRPPPRGHRWVRQDDGRYLLVAIATGLIVDILMR
- the arsN2 gene encoding arsenic resistance N-acetyltransferase ArsN2, translated to MFPIHDIDYDASVARLLRDAALPTTDLPHSRVRFLGAVDGSRLLGCVALEDCGDDALLRSLAVAPSARGAGLGAALLAAAEDFASAQGRADLYLLTTDAAAFFTARGYASAVRAEAPPGIAATAQFSGLCPASSHFMRKRLPAGDASPGR